One Acidimicrobiia bacterium genomic window carries:
- a CDS encoding bifunctional [glutamine synthetase] adenylyltransferase/[glutamine synthetase]-adenylyl-L-tyrosine phosphorylase: MKIAAVLDTPAVRRAFERSADALRARAALERIIEAHPAIADGLVESTVLRDGLIAIGCASRSLTAAIVNDETLLDPLRDDESMRVEHDVAAFAASVTGVPEDSDPNRRLRRWKRREYLRIAVRDLLGLADMPAVGRELAALAGVCLGVALEIATPSQPFAVIGMGKLGGSELNYASDVDVLFVHDGDASEADRVARAMLAAMTTPTPDGIVFRTDADLRPEGRAGALSRNLEGYKTWYERWARPWEFQALIKARPVAGDADLGDRMLEMVQPFVWPEILDPDAIREARSMKARAEAELRRKGLGERELKRGPGGIRDIEFAVQLLQRVHGRHDTSIRSATTLDALAQLANAGYVESADSRRLSDAYRFLRTVEHRLQLWDEQQTHTLPVDQTSRARLARVLGYRDTPRTTALELFEIEHTEQQTAVRSIHERLFFAPILDALAGAGSLPPEAVEERLAAFGFADADHTRAALSELTRGLTRRSRVMQQLLPVVLDWLSDTPDPDLGLLQLRRLAEGTTRATALAATFRENPGAAARVCRILGSSRLIGDALLRQPEVVELLGDDDWLGRSHEPQELIDAALETLRWRADTDARRAGLRRFKRRELLRVAARDLVGLASIATTARELADLADACVEAAVRALEPAVPFAVIGMGRLGGRELSYASDIDVVFVYDGTSPADFAAAEATATALMTEIGATTAEGQTFRIDANLRPEGKQGPLARSLDGYRQYYERWALTWELQSLLRARPVAGDRDVAARFLELVEPFVYRDPFPRDAAREVRRIKARIERERIPPGEDPEFHLKLGRGALTDVEFTVQLLQLEHGARHPEVREPATMEALLRLRDAGVLDAESATVLGDAYRFCERARNARYLVTGQPGDALPTGPPAGRIARLLGYGHRPETELREDYRRVTRRARRVVERIFYGGDPR, from the coding sequence TTGAAGATCGCCGCGGTCCTCGACACTCCGGCGGTTCGTCGCGCGTTCGAGCGGTCGGCGGACGCGTTGAGAGCGAGGGCGGCGCTCGAACGGATCATAGAAGCGCATCCAGCGATTGCCGACGGGCTCGTTGAGAGCACGGTCCTCCGTGACGGCCTGATCGCGATCGGATGTGCATCGCGCTCGTTGACCGCCGCGATCGTCAACGACGAGACGCTGCTCGATCCGCTGCGCGACGACGAGTCGATGCGGGTGGAGCACGACGTTGCCGCGTTCGCGGCGTCGGTCACCGGCGTGCCCGAAGACTCGGATCCCAACCGCCGGCTCAGGCGCTGGAAGCGCCGCGAGTACCTGCGCATCGCGGTGCGCGACCTGCTCGGACTGGCAGACATGCCCGCGGTCGGTCGCGAGCTCGCGGCTTTGGCCGGGGTGTGCCTAGGCGTTGCACTCGAGATCGCCACACCCTCGCAGCCATTCGCCGTGATCGGCATGGGCAAGCTCGGCGGCAGCGAGCTCAACTACGCCAGCGACGTGGACGTGCTCTTCGTGCACGACGGGGATGCGTCCGAAGCCGACCGTGTGGCGCGCGCAATGCTCGCGGCGATGACGACGCCGACGCCCGACGGCATCGTGTTCCGCACCGACGCCGACCTCAGGCCCGAAGGTCGAGCGGGCGCGCTGTCCCGAAACCTCGAGGGCTACAAGACGTGGTACGAGCGTTGGGCGCGACCTTGGGAGTTCCAAGCACTGATCAAGGCGCGCCCGGTTGCGGGCGACGCGGACCTGGGTGACCGGATGCTCGAAATGGTCCAGCCGTTCGTGTGGCCGGAGATCCTCGATCCCGACGCGATCCGTGAAGCCCGATCGATGAAGGCGCGCGCCGAGGCCGAACTCCGACGAAAGGGTCTGGGCGAACGCGAGCTCAAGCGCGGCCCGGGCGGCATCCGCGACATCGAGTTCGCCGTGCAGCTCCTCCAGCGCGTTCATGGCCGACACGACACGTCGATTCGGTCGGCAACCACCCTCGACGCGCTCGCGCAGCTCGCGAACGCTGGATATGTAGAGAGTGCGGACTCGCGACGACTGAGCGATGCGTATCGATTCCTCCGGACCGTCGAGCACCGGCTCCAACTGTGGGACGAGCAGCAGACGCACACCCTGCCCGTCGACCAGACCAGCCGAGCGCGACTCGCACGAGTGCTCGGCTATCGCGACACGCCGCGTACGACCGCACTCGAGCTGTTCGAGATCGAGCACACGGAACAGCAGACCGCCGTGCGTTCGATCCACGAGCGGCTGTTCTTCGCGCCGATCCTCGACGCACTCGCCGGCGCGGGGTCGCTTCCACCGGAGGCAGTGGAGGAACGACTGGCCGCGTTCGGGTTCGCCGATGCCGACCATACCCGCGCGGCCCTCAGCGAGCTCACGCGCGGGCTCACGCGCCGGTCGCGGGTGATGCAGCAGCTCTTGCCGGTGGTGCTCGACTGGCTCTCCGACACCCCGGATCCGGATCTCGGCTTGCTCCAGCTGCGCCGCCTGGCCGAAGGCACGACCCGCGCGACCGCGCTCGCAGCGACGTTTCGCGAGAACCCTGGAGCCGCCGCCCGCGTGTGCCGAATCCTCGGCTCGAGCCGCCTGATCGGCGACGCGCTCCTGCGTCAGCCGGAAGTCGTAGAGCTGCTGGGTGACGACGACTGGTTGGGTCGATCGCACGAACCGCAGGAGCTGATCGACGCCGCGCTCGAGACACTCCGCTGGCGCGCCGACACCGACGCGCGCCGCGCCGGCCTGCGCCGCTTCAAGCGCAGGGAGCTGCTCCGGGTTGCCGCCCGCGATCTCGTGGGCCTCGCGTCCATCGCGACCACCGCACGAGAGCTGGCCGACCTGGCCGACGCGTGCGTCGAAGCGGCAGTACGAGCGCTCGAACCCGCCGTGCCGTTCGCCGTGATCGGGATGGGTCGACTCGGAGGTCGCGAGCTGTCATATGCCTCCGACATCGATGTGGTGTTCGTGTACGACGGAACGAGCCCGGCTGACTTCGCGGCCGCGGAGGCCACCGCAACCGCATTGATGACCGAGATCGGCGCGACCACTGCCGAGGGCCAAACGTTTCGCATCGACGCCAATCTGCGTCCCGAGGGAAAGCAAGGACCGCTGGCGCGGTCACTCGACGGGTACCGCCAGTACTACGAACGGTGGGCGCTCACCTGGGAGCTCCAGTCCTTGCTGCGCGCCCGCCCGGTGGCGGGCGACCGCGATGTCGCGGCGCGGTTCCTGGAGCTGGTCGAGCCGTTCGTGTACCGCGATCCGTTCCCGCGCGACGCCGCGCGCGAGGTTCGGCGCATCAAGGCGCGCATCGAGCGAGAGCGCATCCCCCCCGGCGAGGACCCCGAGTTCCATCTCAAGCTCGGTCGCGGCGCGCTGACCGATGTCGAGTTCACCGTCCAGCTGCTCCAGCTCGAGCACGGTGCACGGCATCCCGAGGTGCGCGAACCCGCGACCATGGAAGCGCTGCTCCGTCTCCGTGATGCCGGCGTGCTCGACGCCGAGAGCGCGACGGTTCTCGGCGACGCGTATCGGTTCTGCGAGCGCGCTCGGAACGCTCGCTACCTCGTGACCGGCCAGCCCGGCGACGCGCTCCCCACCGGCCCGCCCGCGGGCCGGATCGCGCGGCTGCTCGGCTATGGACACCGCCCCGAGACGGAGCTGCGAGAGGACTACCGGCGCGTGACCCGGCGAGCCCGCCGGGTGGTCGAACGGATCTTCTACGGCGGTGACCCCCGCTGA